A genomic region of Zea mays cultivar B73 chromosome 6, Zm-B73-REFERENCE-NAM-5.0, whole genome shotgun sequence contains the following coding sequences:
- the LOC100278188 gene encoding uncharacterized protein isoform X3: MAHSPSGSHVAATSVGNEAFTDAVAEDGGDSKLSALLFGTTTPPAVRFCSLLDVSQQVQDGLQSMLKTSSEIARCDGEIDAELERARDAVAENARALHDERERVQKAALAALDILSGGRCVI, translated from the exons ATGGCCCACTCGCCGTCAGGATCGCACGTAGCGGCGACGTCGGTCGGGAACGAGGCCTTCACCGACGCGGTGGCTGAGGACGGCGGAGACTCCAAGCTCTCCGCGCTCCTCTTCGGTACGACCACACCCCCCGCGGTTCGCTTCTGCAGTTTGCTTG ACGTGTCGCAGCAGGTGCAGGACGGTCTCCAGAGCATGCTCAAGACGAGCAG CGAGATCGCGCGGTGCGACGGCGAGATCGACGCGGAGCTGGAGCGCGCGAGGGATGCCGTGGCGGAGAATGCCCGAGCGCTGCACGACGAACGGGAGAGAGTCCAGAAGGCCGCCCTCGCCGCGCTCGACATCCTCAGCGGCGGCCGTTGCGTCATCTGA
- the LOC100278188 gene encoding uncharacterized protein isoform X2, translated as MAHSPSGSHVAATSVGNEAFTDAVAEDGGDSKLSALLFAIVRPRLVVADAEFPSSCFLRGIFDAGVRGLSPPLVSVAWFQCVLRIATNLVHIHPILLDEIASDTSSIFLLLEWTRYCSESENGALLLYLQSKSGDPSYHIIPYSFDCVPLSNLKATF; from the exons ATGGCCCACTCGCCGTCAGGATCGCACGTAGCGGCGACGTCGGTCGGGAACGAGGCCTTCACCGACGCGGTGGCTGAGGACGGCGGAGACTCCAAGCTCTCCGCGCTCCTCTTCG CGATTGTTCGGCCTAGATTGGTGGTTGCTGATGCAGAATTTCCAAGTTCGTGCTTCCTTCGAGGAATATTTGATGCTGGTGTGCGGGGATTGAGTCCCCCGCTGGTGTCCGTTGCCTGGTTTCAGTGTGTGCTCAGAATCGCGACCAATTTGGTCCACATCCATCCGATTCTTCTCG ACGAGATCGCGTCAGATACTAGTTCTATTTTTTTGCTGCTCGAGTGGACGCGCTACTGTAGTGAATCTGAAAATGGGGCTCTATTACTCTATCTGCAGTCGAAGTCAGGTGACCCTTCTTATCATATCATACCGTATTCATTTGATTGTGTACCCCTGTCGAATTTGAAAGCGACGTTTTAG
- the LOC100278188 gene encoding uncharacterized protein isoform X1, which translates to MAHSPSGSHVAATSVGNEAFTDAVAEDGGDSKLSALLFAIVRPRLVVADAEFPSSCFLRGIFDAGVRGLSPPLVSVAWFQCVLRIATNLVHIHPILLDVSQQVQDGLQSMLKTSSEIARCDGEIDAELERARDAVAENARALHDERERVQKAALAALDILSGGRCVI; encoded by the exons ATGGCCCACTCGCCGTCAGGATCGCACGTAGCGGCGACGTCGGTCGGGAACGAGGCCTTCACCGACGCGGTGGCTGAGGACGGCGGAGACTCCAAGCTCTCCGCGCTCCTCTTCG CGATTGTTCGGCCTAGATTGGTGGTTGCTGATGCAGAATTTCCAAGTTCGTGCTTCCTTCGAGGAATATTTGATGCTGGTGTGCGGGGATTGAGTCCCCCGCTGGTGTCCGTTGCCTGGTTTCAGTGTGTGCTCAGAATCGCGACCAATTTGGTCCACATCCATCCGATTCTTCTCG ACGTGTCGCAGCAGGTGCAGGACGGTCTCCAGAGCATGCTCAAGACGAGCAG CGAGATCGCGCGGTGCGACGGCGAGATCGACGCGGAGCTGGAGCGCGCGAGGGATGCCGTGGCGGAGAATGCCCGAGCGCTGCACGACGAACGGGAGAGAGTCCAGAAGGCCGCCCTCGCCGCGCTCGACATCCTCAGCGGCGGCCGTTGCGTCATCTGA
- the LOC100278188 gene encoding uncharacterized protein LOC100278188 translates to MAHSPSGSHVAATSVGNEAFTDAVAEDGGDSKLSALLFDVSQQVQDGLQSMLKTSSEIARCDGEIDAELERARDAVAENARALHDERERVQKAALAALDILSGGRCVI, encoded by the exons ATGGCCCACTCGCCGTCAGGATCGCACGTAGCGGCGACGTCGGTCGGGAACGAGGCCTTCACCGACGCGGTGGCTGAGGACGGCGGAGACTCCAAGCTCTCCGCGCTCCTCTTCG ACGTGTCGCAGCAGGTGCAGGACGGTCTCCAGAGCATGCTCAAGACGAGCAG CGAGATCGCGCGGTGCGACGGCGAGATCGACGCGGAGCTGGAGCGCGCGAGGGATGCCGTGGCGGAGAATGCCCGAGCGCTGCACGACGAACGGGAGAGAGTCCAGAAGGCCGCCCTCGCCGCGCTCGACATCCTCAGCGGCGGCCGTTGCGTCATCTGA